A genomic segment from Candidatus Zixiibacteriota bacterium encodes:
- the purS gene encoding phosphoribosylformylglycinamidine synthase subunit PurS, translating into MSDSKKVTVYVRLKDGVLDPQGVTIHKALQQMGYGDFLSVRSGKFFELEVRADGAELDRHIDEVCAKLLSNPVIENYKVEKLR; encoded by the coding sequence ATGAGTGACTCTAAAAAGGTTACGGTTTATGTCAGGTTGAAAGATGGTGTACTTGACCCGCAGGGGGTGACGATACATAAGGCTTTGCAGCAGATGGGTTACGGCGATTTTCTCTCGGTGCGTTCAGGGAAGTTTTTTGAGCTGGAAGTCAGGGCCGATGGCGCTGAGCTTGACCGGCATATTGATGAGGTGTGCGCCAAGCTTCTGAGCAACCCGGTTATTGAGAACTACAAGGTGGAGAAGCTCCGATGA
- the pssA gene encoding CDP-diacylglycerol--serine O-phosphatidyltransferase produces MSRYRGLMPGIFTMGNVVCGFLAILSAFEGAITTACWFIILAGFLDVLDGKVARLSGGSSQFGVELDSLADFLSFGVAPATLVHAIKLSNMGKWGWIISIVYIMSAAYRLARFNLLADTEEKKDFVGLPVPAAAVTMVTFIIFSYYLWGGLEYSEWLVSMIILFAFLMVSQVEYDAFPDNFDTPQNRMRLVVLVIAGIIIIFKPRLLLFPFFALYILFGMAREVYRLFGVGMGKMTGREYGRRKTDKGTDNE; encoded by the coding sequence ATGTCCAGATATAGGGGTTTGATGCCCGGAATTTTCACCATGGGTAACGTGGTGTGCGGATTTCTGGCTATTCTGTCGGCATTTGAGGGAGCTATCACGACCGCCTGCTGGTTTATCATTCTGGCAGGATTTCTGGATGTGCTGGATGGCAAGGTGGCGCGTTTGTCGGGTGGGTCATCGCAGTTCGGCGTTGAGCTTGACTCGCTGGCGGACTTTCTTTCGTTCGGTGTGGCTCCGGCGACCCTGGTGCACGCCATCAAGCTGAGCAACATGGGGAAATGGGGCTGGATAATCTCGATTGTCTATATCATGTCAGCCGCCTACCGGCTGGCCAGGTTTAACCTGCTGGCGGATACCGAGGAGAAGAAGGATTTCGTGGGGCTGCCCGTCCCTGCCGCGGCTGTGACCATGGTTACCTTTATCATTTTCAGCTATTACCTGTGGGGCGGTCTGGAGTACAGCGAATGGCTGGTCTCGATGATTATCCTGTTTGCCTTTCTTATGGTTTCTCAGGTGGAGTACGACGCATTCCCGGATAATTTCGACACACCACAGAATCGTATGCGGCTGGTTGTCCTCGTAATTGCCGGTATCATTATCATTTTTAAGCCCAGACTGTTGTTGTTTCCGTTTTTCGCTTTATATATATTGTTCGGGATGGCCAGGGAGGTATACCGGCTATTTGGCGTGGGGATGGGAAAGATGACCGGCAGGGAATACGGACGACGCAAAACTGATAAAGGGACTGATAATGAGTGA